A single genomic interval of Aureliella helgolandensis harbors:
- a CDS encoding ImmA/IrrE family metallo-endopeptidase codes for MKGKILGKDRSWKLHYAALNHAAIQGEEIASIFEFVKPPVDPFAIMDAERELICYDGDDFGDCFDGRIRFVGPRFLICFNTRFNAWPHKGQNHTKILFAIAHELGHFFLPKHRDYLVRSRQSHGSFSEFTSDPLVEQQADFFASGLLMPKYLLGPEVNSSNFVTLDRFHRVRNSFEVSLTGLLVRWTQLSDFPCATIAIKNGKIQFGWTSAALRTRGAFRIRRGDSVSCRAAKDFLEADPSLTRYREGSGSGSIRNWIDFDDYRLQTEEHYFAIPHSGTVWILVVADENDFQDSEFED; via the coding sequence ATGAAGGGAAAGATTTTGGGGAAGGATAGGTCATGGAAGCTGCATTACGCAGCATTGAACCATGCGGCGATCCAAGGTGAGGAAATTGCGAGCATCTTTGAATTCGTGAAGCCTCCCGTTGATCCATTTGCGATAATGGACGCGGAACGCGAACTTATTTGCTACGACGGTGACGACTTTGGCGACTGCTTTGATGGTCGGATACGATTCGTCGGTCCGCGATTTTTAATTTGTTTTAATACGCGTTTTAACGCTTGGCCCCACAAGGGGCAGAACCACACGAAAATCCTGTTCGCAATTGCACATGAACTTGGTCACTTTTTTCTCCCGAAGCATCGTGATTATTTGGTTCGTAGCCGTCAGTCGCATGGATCTTTTTCTGAGTTCACGTCAGATCCATTGGTTGAACAGCAAGCCGATTTCTTTGCGTCCGGACTGTTAATGCCTAAGTATCTACTTGGCCCCGAGGTGAACTCAAGCAACTTCGTGACATTAGATCGTTTCCACCGAGTGCGGAATTCATTCGAAGTCTCGCTGACGGGACTCCTGGTCCGCTGGACCCAGTTGTCGGACTTCCCCTGTGCGACAATCGCTATAAAGAATGGCAAGATCCAGTTTGGATGGACATCTGCTGCTCTCCGAACGCGAGGAGCTTTTAGGATTCGGAGAGGTGACTCCGTTTCTTGCCGAGCCGCGAAGGATTTCCTTGAAGCTGATCCAAGCCTAACCCGCTACCGCGAAGGTAGTGGGTCTGGCTCAATTCGTAATTGGATTGATTTCGATGACTATCGATTGCAGACGGAGGAGCACTACTTCGCAATTCCTCATTCAGGCACGGTTTGGATCTTGGTCGTTGCTGATGAAAACGATTTTCAAGATAGTGAGTTCGAAGATTGA